A portion of the Aricia agestis chromosome 1, ilAriAges1.1, whole genome shotgun sequence genome contains these proteins:
- the LOC121725839 gene encoding alsin: MSQHKFWKGITPLKIQSNQLVPEKIVKICSLDKDFIVLGNDHGLYYCEIIEEELTFKKISGISAIDISFHNDILYIIDVHGRLYKTNSTFKNKEELVVKEDSKCCPHGFKSSSYKVKFRNVVTSDFGQLFISSDGHLWGSGTMPQIGLESVSIKKVPFFEGRTVYSASVGQNFAAVIARKNVKQSNCDTDSDNDDEEVFASNCSQCQTIIGLASPASVPSLSETCPLGVHISKSSEESSSTTAPQTDLHVDAHSLSEDSSPSSEESKVAMCDVVKNNDGADHDKVNDEANSQDGNQENDENVSDSEKVNNIFINTDAARQFLSRQLSWVSAGEDYIVEYTEKPTRIIKENVSNLTNFVYEGVKTVGDKVATLSRHVSGSSDNNETVELQNCNINDETTPLLYSLNSNKVDDLQFSTSTISSEKEFETARKNDNLKKMSKLGKNILGTELWTWGDIYYGQLGIGDTVKRVKPMVVMSLSGFGLQKVSCGKWHCGALTLDGRLFLWGYNHFHQVSFDSRDDKSGPRQFTGNSDSDRIRDMIAIDNHTITYTHNENIYYMGKHTDGFTESIVNLNNNNNKGTETSNNCRDVENELPNSTKLQNKCYHWRVLSSGNLSYCAIEESTTSHLFQNLSVAQRYLEEMLLIYHYLVKPFLKKSKAIACHSNVYETVCDLFGDILNITALNVLSTWQYAEKHIHECDITLIQNLEEIIYLYRKYYLAVSNLIVIGGFSQINNVIDVHSRIYNLFSDQLPSNKQKNNKKTSEAVIALAFIQPLTRLSSYKCIAQSLLRCKSKPKKDGKNIEERINNVVAALETLIEEQEKNRKEADGTKLFWETVGKGLDQHRTPERRLIRESKSKPLSLVNPGRFSSHWFILFNDLFIHVTGSTTNVHPLRTLWVEGVPNTDSVQNVLQLTTPEEVLCLSTNSESEKTDWIHCLNTSIRMVLNKESAFKPPAVRTASYTFSSKNSFYKDAKFNGRWLDGKIHGNGKVEWPDGKFYVGQFQLNSLCGHGKMEIPNVGTYEGQWKDNLQNGYGVMKYSNGDIYEGYFKDGLPHGHGVKRQGDFTSSTATIYTGEWMGGVKHGYGVIDDIGKGEKYLGNWTDNKKNGCGLIVTLDGIYYEGVFTQDVLTGHGVMIFEDGTNYEGEFRSAGVFCGKGVLTFSSGDKIEGSLSGPWTEGVKISNGVMHLKFSNTSLQTNNSKPNSFGKLSVAPNQKWNALFRQCLHSMGVSETVLTPTASHFTNGPNATIDNVKIWQNVAVAISCSYKDKQTKSFKNNGSDLEKSVDCLEVIPKFGQKSLTLADFMEVKQYLHNACESTHHPLGQLILGLTNAFNTTYGGVRVHPLLLNHAVAELKSITTRVYQVFRLLFPALPPEGEDLVLPYKTKDESNQEENPIEGEGVSAGAVAGAALLARVQAALFVLYALHNKREDDHYWRRLLKWNKQPDATLMPMLGIDQKFWTTDCVQSPSRSPHKERLFQESVETLQQLKTTFSPIEKLLVIRNTFQKMTVAVQQELGQQYLWSMDELFPVFHYVVVRAGVLQLGSEIHFIEDFLEPTLQHGELGLMFTTLKACYFQILQEKMSYNT; this comes from the exons ATGAGTCAACATAAGTTTTGGAAAGGAATAACACCACTAAAAATCCAATCAAATCAGTTGGTACCCGAAAAGATAGTTAAGATTTGTTCTTTGGACAAAGATTTCATTGTTCTAGGTAATGACCATGGTCTATATTACTGTGAAATAATTGAAGAAGAATtgacgtttaaaaaaattagcGGAATATCTGCTATCGATATATCTTTTCACAACGATATTCTTTATATAATAGATGTTCATGGCAGATTATACAAAACAAAttcgacatttaaaaataaggaAGAATTAGTTGTTAAAGAGGATTCCAAATGTTGTCCACATGGTTTCAAAAGTTCTAGTTATAAGgtcaaatttagaaatgtagtGACTAGCGACTTTGGGCAACTCTTCATAAGCAGCGATGGCCATCTTTGGGGTTCCGGTACAATGCCCCAAATAGGCTTAGAGTCTGTTAGCATTAAGAAAGTGCCATTTTTCGAGGGAAGAACAGTGTACAGTGCATCCGTTGGCCAAAATTTTGCTGCTGTGATAGCGAGGAAAAATGTTAAGCAATCAAATTGTGATACCGACAGTGACAATGACGATGAGGAGGTGTTCGCTTCTAATTGTTCCCAATGTCAAACTATCATAGGCTTAGCCTCCCCGGCATCGGTACCGTCCCTGTCCGAGACTTGCCCACTTGGAGTGCACATCAGCAAGTCCAGTGAAGAGTCCAGTAGTACAACAGCTCCCCAGACAGACCTCCATGTAGATGCTCATAGCTTAAGTGAGGATTCCAGTCCCTCATCTGAGGAATCCAAGGTTGCAATGTGTgatgttgttaaaaataatgatgGAGCTGATCATGATAAAGTAAATGATGAAGCAAATAGCCAAGATGGTAATCAAGAAAATGATGAAAATGTAAGTGATTCAGAAAAAGttaacaatatatttattaatacagaTGCAGCAAGACAGTTTTTGAGTAGACAACTATCATGGGTATCAGCAGGAGAGGATTATATAGTTGAATACACAGAAAAACCAACGAGGATCATCAAGGAGAATGTTTCTAATCTAACAAATTTTGTTTATGAAGGTGTAAAGACCGTAGGAGATAAGGTGGCTACACTCTCTAGACATGTCAGTGGAAGTAGTGACAACAATGAGACAGTGGAGCTgcaaaattgtaatattaatgaTGAAACAACACCACTTTTATACAGCCTCAATTCTAATAAAGTTGATGATCTCCAATTTTCAACCAGTACGATAAGCAGTGAGAAAGAATTTGAGACAGCTAGGAAGAATGATAATCtcaaaaaaatgtcaaaactcGGTAAGAATATTCTGGGTACTGAGTTATGGACATGGGGAGACATTTACTATGGGCAATTAGGTATTGGAGACACGGTCAAAAGGGTCAAACCCATGGTTGTTATGAGCCTCTCTGGATTTGGACTACAAAAAGTTTCTTGTGGAAAATGGCACTGTGGTGCTCTCACACTAGACGGAAGATTGTTTCTGTGGGGCTACAATCATTTTCATCAAGTGAGTTTCGATTCCAGAGATGACAAAAGTGGCCCCAGACAATTCACTGGGAATTCAGACAGTGATCGCATCAGAGACATGATAGCCATAGATAATCATACAATTACTTACACAcacaatgaaaatatttactacATGGGAAAACATACTGATGGTTTTACAGAGTCCATTGtgaatcttaataataataataataaaggtaCTGAAACTAGCAATAACTGTAGAGATGTAGAAAATGAGCTACCAAATTCTACAAAATTGCAGAATAAATGTTATCATTGGAGGGTATTGTCTTCTGGGAACTTAAGCTACTGTGCCATAGAGGAGAGTACTACATCACATCTATTCCAGAATTTATCAGTTGCTCAAAGATATTTAGAGGAGATGTTATTGATATATCATTATTTAGTTAAGCCTTTCTTAAAAAAGAGCAAAGCAATAGCTTGTCACTCCAATGTTTATGAGACTGTGTGTGATCTGTTTGGAGATATACTAAATATTACTGCCCTGAATGTCCTGTCGACGTGGCAGTATGCGGAGAAGCATATACATGAATGTGATATTACtttaatacaaaatttagaagagattatttatttatatagaaagTATTATTTAGCAGTAAGTaatttaattgttattggtGGATTCTcacaaataaataatgttattgaTGTTCACTCTCGTATTTATAATCTGTTTAGTGATCAACTGCCCTCAAacaaacagaaaaataataagaaaacttCGGAGGCAGTCATTGCATTAGCTTTTATTCAACCTCTAACGAGACTGAGCTCCTACAAATGTATTGCTCAGTCATTGTTAAGGTGCAAGAGTAAACCAAAGAAGGATGGTAAAAATATAGAGGAAAGAATAAATAATGTTGTGGCAGCTTTAGAAACTCTTATAGAGGAGCAGGAGAAAAACAGGAAAGAGGCAGATGGAACAAAACTGTTCTGGGAAACTGTTGGTAAAGGGTTAGATCAACACAGAACACCAGAAAGAAGACTAATAAGAGAATCAAAATCAAAACCTTTAAGTTTAGTCAATCCTGGTAGATTTAGTAGCCACTGGTTTATATTATTCAATGATTTATTTATACATGTGACTGGAAGTACAACTAATGTACATCCTTTGAGAACATTATGGGTAGAAGGTGTTCCTAATACCGATTCTGTACAAAATGTTTTACAACTGACAACCCctgaggaggtgttatgtttatCAACAAATTCTGAGTCTGAAAAAACTGATTGGATCCATTGCTTGAATACATCGATCAGAATGGTTTTGAATAAAGAATCGGCCTTTAAACCGCCTGCAGTTAGGACTGCGAGCTACACATTTTCCAGTAAAAACTCATTTTATAAAGATGCCAAATTTAATGGTAGATGGTTAGATGGTAAAATTCATGGTAATGGTAAGGTAGAATGGCCAGACGGTAAATTTTATGTAGGGCAATTTCAACTTAATTCACTTTGTGGGCACGGAAAAATGGAAATTCCGAATGTTG GGACATACGAAGGGCAATGGAAGGACAACCTTCAGAACGGGTATGGGGTCATGAAATACAGTAATGGGGATATTTACGAGGGGTACTTCAAGGATGGCCTACCACACGGTCATGGCGTCAAAAGGCAGGGGGACTTTACTTCATCCACGGCCACAATCTACACCGGAGAATGGATGGGTGGGGTAAAACACGGGTATGGGGTTATTGACGATATTGGTAAGGGCGAGAAATATTTGGGCAATTGGACTGACAACAAGAAGAATGGCTGTGGTCTGATAGTGACGCTTGACGGGATTTACTATGAAGGAGTCTTTACACAGGACGTATTGACG GGTCATGGTGTGATGATTTTCGAAGACGGTACGAATTATGAAGGAGAATTCAGGTCCGCAGGCGTATTTTGTGGCAAGGGTGTCCTTACGTTTTCCAGTGGCGACAAAATTGAGGGTAGTTTGAGCGGGCCTTGGACTGAGGGAGTGAAAATATCCAATGGAGTCATGCATCTCAAATTTTCGAATACATCACTACAGACTAATAATTCTAAACCAAA CTCCTTTGGGAAACTAAGTGTAGCACCAAATCAGAAATGGAACGCCCTATTCCGCCAATGTCTGCACAGTATGGGCGTGTCAGAAACCGTCTTAACCCCCACCGCTAGTCATTTTACAAACGGGCCAAATGCGACTATAGACAATGTTAAAATTTGGCAGAATGTTGCAGTAGCTATATCTTGCTCTTACAAGGATAAGCAAACTAAGAGCTTTAAGAACAATGGATCTGATTTGGAAAAGTCCGTCGATTGCTTAGAAGTTATACCCAAGTTTGGGCAGAAATCTCTGACTTTGGCTGACTTTATGGAGGTAAAGCAGTATTTGCATAAT gCATGTGAGTCCACTCACCATCCGTTAGGTCAGCTAATACTGGGTTTAACTAACGCCTTTAACACCACGTACGGTGGGGTAAGGGTACATCCACTTCTCCTGAACCATGCTGTGGCCGAACTGAAGAGTATCACGACCAGAGTGTACCAAGTGTTCAGACTGCTGTTTCCTGCGCTGCCACCAGAGGGCGAAGACCTCGTGCTACCGTATAAGACCAAAGACGAAAGTAATCAGGAGGAGAATCCTATAGAGGG GGAGGGCGTGTCAGCGGGCGCGGTGGCGGGCGCGGCGCTGCTGGCGCGCGTGCAGGCGGCACTGTTCGTGCTGTACGCACTGCACAACAAGCGCGAGGACGATCACTACTGGCGGCGGCTGCTCAAGTGGAACAAGCAGCCTGATGCTACCCTCATGCCGATGTTAGGGATTGACCA AAAGTTCTGGACGACGGACTGCGTGCAATCCCCATCCCGGTCACCTCACAAGGAGCGACTGTTCCAGGAGTCGGTGGAGACGCTGCAGCAGCTCAAGACCACCTTCTCCCCCATAGAAAAGCTGCTCGTCATCCGGAACACCTTCCAGAAGATGACGGTGGCTGTTCAGCAGGAACTCG GTCAGCAGTACCTGTGGAGCATGGACGAGCTGTTCCCGGTGTTCCACTACGTGGTGGTCCGCGCGGGAGTGCTGCAACTCGGCTCCGAGATCCACTTCATCGAGGACTTCCTGGAGCCCACCCTGCAGCACGGCGAGCTGGGACTCATGTTCACCACGCTCAAG GCGTGCTACTTTCAAATACTGCAAGAGAAAATGTCTTACAACACTTAA
- the LOC121725863 gene encoding eukaryotic translation initiation factor 3 subunit H, giving the protein MASRSGPSRRVPENEAAITYVQCDGLAVMKIVKHCHEESCSNMEVAQGALLGLVVENRLEITNCFPFPKHDDTMDEEEYQLDMMRRLRRVNVDHFHVGWYQSADVGNFLSQSLLESQYHYQTSIEESVVVIYDTKKSARGFLTLKAYRLTPQAIAMYKEGDYTPEALRNLKIGYESLFIEVPIVIRNSPLTNIMMSELSEMIPEEEGYKFLDLGTASVLEGQLRSLMERVDELNQEAIKFNRYQQLVVRQQQEKHRWLLKRAQENAARAAKDEPPLPEEDVNKLYKPHPVPPRLNPMIVAGQINTYSQHISQFCSQSLAKLYLTQALQSAKDTKQNN; this is encoded by the exons ATGGCGAGTCGTAGTGGGCCTTCAAGGCGCGTTCCAGAGAATGAAGCTGCGATCACTTACGTACAATGTGATGGATTG GCGGTGATGAAAATTGTGAAACACTGTCATGAGGAATCCTGCAGCAACATGGAAGTGGCCCAGGGGGCGCTGTTGGGTTTGGTGGTGGAGAATCGGCTGGAGATCACCAACTGCTTCCCGTTCCCAAAACATGATGATACTATGGATGAGGAGGAGTATCAGCTTGACATGATGAGACGGCTGAGGAGAGTGAATGTTGATCACTTCCATGTTGGATG GTATCAAAGTGCAGATGTCGGGAACTTCCTAAGCCAGTCTCTGCTGGAGTCGCAGTATCATTATCAGACCTCTATTGAGGAGAGTGTTGTTGTCATTTACGACACAAAGAAGTCTGCTAGAGGATTCCTCACCCTGAAAGCCTACCGCCTGACTCCTCAG GCCATTGCTATGTACAAGGAGGGTGACTACACACCAGAGGCTTTGCGTAACTTGAAGATTGGCTACGAGAGCTTGTTCATTGAGGTTCCCATTGTGATTCGCAACTCGCCCCTGACTAATATCATGATGTCAGAGCTGTCCGAGATGATTCCTGAGGAGGAAGGTTACAAGTTCCTGGATCTTGGTACTGCATCTGTGCTAGAAG GCCAACTGCGCAGCCTCATGGAACGTGTTGATGAGCTAAACCAGGAGGCCATCAAGTTCAACCGTTACCAGCAGCTGGTGGTCAGGCAGCAGCAAGAGAAGCACCGTTGGTTGCTGAAGAGGGCCCAGGAGAATGCTGCCAGAGCAGCCAAGGACGAGCCCCCGCTACCTGAAGAGGATGTGAACAAGCTCTACAAGCCTCACCCCGTTCCGCCTAGACTGAACCCCATGATCGTGGCCGGCCAAATCAATACGTACAGCCAGCACATCAGCCAGTTCTGCTCGCAGAGTCTAGCTAAGCTGTATCTCACCCAAGCGCTTCAAAGTGCCAAGGACACGAAACagaataattaa